In one window of Hyla sarda isolate aHylSar1 chromosome 1, aHylSar1.hap1, whole genome shotgun sequence DNA:
- the LOC130288346 gene encoding gastrula zinc finger protein XlCGF17.1-like has product MLSLNDKGEDEDMMERSSGEDLLTPNVHPDLSYNNPPDQEGEERFQCDECGKQFTKRSDLVTPRSHTGENQYSCSECGKCFTFKSNLLHERSHKQLNPYSCSVCGKYFTFKSQLVAHERNHTGEKPYLCSKCGKCFKTKAERVQHERRHTGEKPYSCSECGKCFTRKSDFVLHEKSHKGLNPYSCSKCGKCFTGKSQLVIHERSHTGEKPYSCSECGKCFTNKSNLVVHERNHTGEKPYSCSECGKCFKTKADHVKHERRHTGERPYSCSYCGKCFIQKSHLLTHERIHTGEKPYSCSECGKSFVEKSRLVKHERIHTRELENKKI; this is encoded by the coding sequence atgttatccctgaatgataaaggagaagatgaagatatgatggagcgctcctcaggagaagacctccttacccctaatgtccatccagatctatcctataataatccACCTGATCAGGAAGGGGAGGAAAGGTTTCAATGTGATGAATGTGGAAAACAGTTTACAAAAAGATCAGATCTTGTTACACccagaagtcacacaggagagaatcaatattcttgttcagaatgtgggaaatgctttacatTTAAATCTAATCTtttacatgagagaagtcacaaacAGTTGaatccatattcatgttcagtatgtgggaaatattttacatttaaatCACAACTTGTTGCACATGAGagaaatcacacaggagagaagccatatttatgttcaaaatgtgggaaatgttttaaaacTAAAGCAGAGCGTGTTCAACATGAAAGAAGacatacaggggagaagccatattcatgttcagaatgtgggaaatgttttacacgtAAATCAGATTTTGTTTTACATGAGAAAAGTCACAAAGGATTGAATCCAtattcatgttcaaaatgtggaaaatgttttacaggGAAATCGCAacttgttatacatgagagaagtcacacaggagagaagccgtattcatgttcagaatgcggtAAATGTTTTACAAATAAGTCAAATCTTGTTGTACACGAGAggaatcacacaggagagaagccatattcatgttcagaatgtgggaaatgttttaaaacTAAAGCGGATCATGTTAAACATGAGAGAAGACATACAGGGGAaaggccatattcatgttcatactgtgggaaatgttttatacagAAATCACATCTTTTAACAcacgagagaattcacacaggagagaagccgtattcatgttcagaatgtgggaaatctttTGTAGAAAAATCACGTcttgttaaacatgaaagaaTTCACACAAGAGagttagaaaacaaaaaaatataa